GATCGAGCCGTACGGTGTGCTCTTCGTCACCTTGCCCTGTTCGGACGTCGGGCTGTACTGGCCCTTGGTCAGTCCGTAGATCTGGTTGTTGAAGAGCAGCAGCTGGACGTTGACGTTGCGGCGCAGGATGTGGATCAGGTGGTTGCCGCCGATCGACAGCGAGTCGCCATCGCCCGTGATGATCCACACGTCAAGGTCGGGCCGGCTGACCTTGAGGCCCGTCGCCACCGCCGGCGCGCGGCCGTGGATCGAGTGCATCCCGTAGGTATTCATGTAGTACGGGAAGCGGCTCGAGCAGCCGATGCCGCTGATGAAAACGATCTTCTCGCGCGGTACGCCGAGTTCCGGCATCAGGCGCTGGACGGTAGCCAGGATGGCGTAGTCGCCGCAGCCAGGGCACCAGCGGACGTCCTGGTTGGTCTCGAAATCCTTTCGGGTGAGCCCGGGCGTGCCGTCGCCGCCGTCGCCGCTAAAGCCGGGAGGCAGTTTGGGGCCGCCGGCCGGCGCGCCGGCGCCCGGAGGCAGCGTAGGCTTCTTTTGAGCGCCGGGTGGCAACGTCGGTTTGCGGGGTTGCTGGGAATCTTGCTGATCGTGCATGGCGATTCGAACTGACGATTCGTGACGCGTGGCGTGCCGGGCGTTAGCCCAGCACCTCGTCCACTTTGGCATTAATCTCGGATGCCTTGAAGGGCATACCCTTGATCTTGTTGAGCGGGACAAACGGCAGCAGGTACTTGTCGCGGAGAATCCGCACCAGCTGGCCGTTATTCAGCTCGGGAACGATGAGATGGCGATAGCGCGCGAAGATCGCGGGCAGGTCCGTCGGCAATGGATTGATGTGGCGCAGATGCAGGCTGCCCACGGTCTGTCCCTTCTGCCGCGCGCGGTCCACCGCCAGTTCGATCGCGCCGCGCGTCGAACCCCATCCCACGATGAGGACGTCGCCCGACGCATCGCCGTAGACGGTCGATGCCGGCAGATCCTGCGCGACGCGGTCCACTTTCTCCTGCCGGAGCTTCACCATGTACTCGTGGTTGGCCGGATCGTAGGAGACGTTGCCCGTCACGTTCTGCTTTTCGAGCCCGCCGAGGCGGTGTTCCAGCCCCGCGGTGCCAGGGCGCGCCCACGGACGCGCCAGCGTCTTTTCGTTGCGCTGATACGGCAGGAAGACGTCCTCATCCTCGACCTTGCCGTTGGGCTTGTCGATGAAGCCCGGGTCGATCGGCTGCAGCGACGCCACATCCGGCACGAGCCAGGGCGCGGAGCCGTTGGCGAGATAGCCGTCCGACAGCAGCATGACCGGCGTGCGGTAGGTCACCGCGATCCGGCAGGCCTCGAACGCCGCATAGAAGCAGTCGCCCGGCGTGCTCGCCGCGACGATCGGCATCGGCGCCTCACCGTTGCGGCCGTACATCGCCATGAGCAGGTCGCTCTGCTCGGTCTTGGTCGGCAGCCCGGTCGAGGGGCCGCCGCGCTGGACGTTGATGACGACCATCGGCAGCTCGGTCATGATGCCGAGACCCAGCGTTTCGCTCTTGAGCGCGATGCCCG
The Rhodothermales bacterium genome window above contains:
- a CDS encoding 2-oxoacid:ferredoxin oxidoreductase subunit beta, producing the protein MHDQQDSQQPRKPTLPPGAQKKPTLPPGAGAPAGGPKLPPGFSGDGGDGTPGLTRKDFETNQDVRWCPGCGDYAILATVQRLMPELGVPREKIVFISGIGCSSRFPYYMNTYGMHSIHGRAPAVATGLKVSRPDLDVWIITGDGDSLSIGGNHLIHILRRNVNVQLLLFNNQIYGLTKGQYSPTSEQGKVTKSTPYGSIDHPFNPVAVALGADSTFVARTMDRDPNHMKEILKRAHEHRGASFCEIYQNCNIFNDGAFFQFTEKATKPERAIFIEHGKPMLFDNGKQGIRLDGFKPEVIDLEGGKWSASDCLTYDETSRELAGIAGQMFWHEDMPRPFGVFYRVERPTYEEMLHQQLSQIVETRGKGDLEALLNAGDTWEVK
- a CDS encoding 2-oxoacid:acceptor oxidoreductase subunit alpha, which codes for PLENGSLEGYRLIQVPLTTLTRETLKDSGLNTKEIDRSKNMFALGLSLWLFSRPMQPAIDWITKKFGKKPQILEANLNLLKKGFHYGETTEEFVIRYEVSPAKLKPGRYRAIQGAQALALGIVAASQKSGLPIFYGAYPITPASDMLHELSRYKNFGVMTYQAEDEIAAACAALGASFSGVLGVTASSGPGIALKSETLGLGIMTELPMVVINVQRGGPSTGLPTKTEQSDLLMAMYGRNGEAPMPIVAASTPGDCFYAAFEACRIAVTYRTPVMLLSDGYLANGSAPWLVPDVASLQPIDPGFIDKPNGKVEDEDVFLPYQRNEKTLARPWARPGTAGLEHRLGGLEKQNVTGNVSYDPANHEYMVKLRQEKVDRVAQDLPASTVYGDASGDVLIVGWGSTRGAIELAVDRARQKGQTVGSLHLRHINPLPTDLPAIFARYRHLIVPELNNGQLVRILRDKYLLPFVPLNKIKGMPFKASEINAKVDEVLG